In Brevibacillus marinus, the genomic window GCTGGTCCAGCCGTTGCCCAACAGCGGCTGCACGACGCCGCGAAACAGCCACTCCTCCGCCACGCCGATCAACAAACAGAGCAGAAATACGGGCAGCGGCGCGAGTCCCTGAAAGATTCGTTGATTGATCGCTCCGTCGTCCAGCCAGCGGGCAGGCAGCCAGCGATCCAATAGCGCCCCCCACCCTGCCGCCAGCGCCGCAACGCCCGCGGCCGCCAGCAACGTCGGCCAAGCGGGAATGTGCCAGATGGCGAGGAATTCCCGCCAATCATAGAGCAAAGCGGAACCGGTCGCGGCCAGCAGGAGCACGAGCAACTGCGTCAAGCAGAGATGGATGCGAAGCGTGTGCGGTGCGAGCATCTGCCATTCCTCTCTCACGGCTGTCCTCCTGTCTGCGGCAGCGGCTTTTGCCCCAACAGCCGGGCCAACGCCCGCTCCAACTGCCACTTTTCCCCGCTCTCCTGCCGCTCCGCCTGCTTGCGCCGCCAAAAGCGCGAGCGGTCAAAGCCGCAGGCTGAACAGCAGCCCAACGCGGGCGCATCCGCCTCCTCCCGCTCGCCAAAGTAGGCGCTCAGCTGCCGCCGCAAGCAGCCGCCCTGCCGCAGCCAGGAG contains:
- a CDS encoding CPBP family intramembrane glutamic endopeptidase, giving the protein MREEWQMLAPHTLRIHLCLTQLLVLLLAATGSALLYDWREFLAIWHIPAWPTLLAAAGVAALAAGWGALLDRWLPARWLDDGAINQRIFQGLAPLPVFLLCLLIGVAEEWLFRGVVQPLLGNGWTSLLFTLIHFRYLRKPILLLSVYATSYLLGLLFAQSGSLLPPIAAHTLINFVSALLLQKSRAGG